In Dehalococcoidia bacterium, the following proteins share a genomic window:
- a CDS encoding Lrp/AsnC family transcriptional regulator: MKDMQPSPAEKIDELDLMLVRELEVNARQSNAELGAKLGISPPSVRRRMQRLIDAEMISIVAIPDWLALGFPLMAVIGINTRPGKANNVADYLRELPSARAVIATTGRYQVFLPATFCNLQELLLFMTQEMGSNPDVDGFETMIVLKMVKDSWRYLKGEETGPREANLRKLDPHERRLIREITLQPRASIIDLSKKLGLSRLSVGRKLQALFDDNILHVVSVANPLALGFDVQVAILVKVQPGAIIALSDRLLPDKRVNHLAITAGSFQLLILAIFPNANDLSYFIRNDLRGSAGVLDTETVFYMPGAKCPFGLIR; the protein is encoded by the coding sequence ATGAAGGATATGCAACCATCCCCGGCAGAGAAGATCGACGAGCTGGACTTGATGCTGGTCAGAGAGCTGGAAGTCAATGCCAGACAAAGCAATGCTGAACTGGGTGCGAAGCTCGGCATCAGTCCTCCATCCGTCCGGCGCAGAATGCAACGGCTCATTGATGCGGAGATGATCAGCATTGTGGCGATTCCGGATTGGCTGGCTCTGGGGTTTCCACTGATGGCAGTGATCGGAATCAACACCCGGCCCGGAAAAGCTAACAATGTGGCTGATTATCTGAGAGAACTCCCATCTGCGCGAGCCGTTATCGCTACCACCGGCCGCTACCAGGTATTTCTGCCGGCGACTTTCTGCAATTTACAGGAACTCTTGCTGTTTATGACTCAGGAAATGGGCAGCAACCCCGATGTGGATGGCTTTGAAACCATGATTGTATTGAAGATGGTCAAGGACTCATGGCGGTACCTGAAGGGTGAGGAAACAGGCCCCAGGGAGGCCAATTTGAGGAAGCTTGATCCGCATGAGCGGAGGCTGATTAGAGAGATAACGTTGCAGCCCAGGGCGAGCATTATTGATCTGAGCAAGAAACTTGGCCTTAGCCGGTTGTCCGTCGGCCGAAAGTTGCAGGCCCTTTTCGATGACAATATCTTGCATGTGGTCAGCGTTGCCAATCCTCTGGCCCTTGGTTTTGACGTACAGGTCGCAATCTTGGTGAAGGTCCAACCAGGAGCGATTATCGCTCTCTCGGACAGGCTTCTTCCCGACAAGCGGGTTAACCATCTGGCAATAACCGCCGGCAGCTTTCAGTTGCTGATATTAGCAATCTTTCCCAATGCAAATGATCTCTCCTATTTCATTCGGAATGATTTGAGAGGATCGGCAGGTGTTTTGGACACCGAGACGGTGTTCTACATGCCAGGAGCCAAATGCCCATTCGGACTGATTAGATAA